Proteins encoded within one genomic window of Nitrospira sp.:
- a CDS encoding HEAT repeat domain-containing protein, translated as MTMPTRHEEGQVNPAWLVVLLGLAIAGVWIWKRLSIEAQDYIVDQAMPMTIIGLICALLLFIPIRILFRRRMRSQERTRLLTLFYRETAQEKRLDLVFALLENNEYQIDGLESLIPALKELLATTLQRALGDKQHRIRGMAASHLGALQDLSVVPLLVKALEDDHAYVRACAALGLGRLRATEARERLKTVMEHDWDQTVRSRAREALERMQK; from the coding sequence ATGACAATGCCGACGCGTCATGAAGAGGGCCAGGTGAACCCCGCTTGGCTGGTTGTTCTCCTAGGTCTTGCTATCGCAGGAGTGTGGATCTGGAAACGGCTTTCGATCGAGGCTCAGGACTATATCGTTGATCAGGCGATGCCGATGACCATCATCGGTCTGATCTGTGCGCTTCTCTTGTTCATTCCGATCAGAATACTTTTCCGCCGCCGGATGCGATCGCAAGAGCGAACCAGGCTGTTGACGTTGTTTTATCGAGAAACGGCCCAAGAGAAACGGCTGGATCTGGTTTTTGCACTGTTGGAAAACAACGAGTACCAAATCGATGGGCTCGAATCCCTGATCCCGGCTCTGAAAGAACTGTTGGCGACAACACTCCAACGAGCATTGGGCGACAAACAACATCGCATCCGCGGCATGGCAGCCAGCCATCTTGGTGCGCTGCAAGATCTGTCAGTGGTGCCCTTGCTGGTGAAGGCTCTGGAAGATGACCATGCCTACGTACGTGCCTGCGCCGCCTTGGGACTCGGGCGACTTCGTGCCACTGAGGCACGTGAACGATTAAAGACCGTGATGGAACATGATTGGGATCAAACCGTCAGAAGCCGAGCCAGGGAAGCCTTGGAACGAATGCAGAAATGA